The following proteins come from a genomic window of Alicyclobacillus dauci:
- a CDS encoding glycosyltransferase family 4 protein → MTIRLCHIAEATGGGVGRHLLDLAKNLTEKGYNQTFLVSPTRNPKIVDELRLIGVEVIAVNMEHDLSPAKDFLTCLRLSNLIRTGRFDIVHCHSTKAGLLGRIACKLVRQNNVVYTPHSFSFQMRSIRLKIWLYKLMERALSSVTKRIICVSTGEIAAAMGAGLPGDKIALIHNGIPVEVQANHPHSAEDRRIIRPFVFGFLGRLTVQKDPLTLIRAFSLARIRDCRLLIMGDGELREECEGLVRALGMSDCIEFTGEISNPGERLLEVNALVLPSLWEGFPYALLESMSLGIPAIVTNVAGNNELIIDGFTGYKFPVGDAKQLSTLMVQLTRGPGLVRQLGKNAQSLVLHKFNIQKMIDDMDNLYRRMIG, encoded by the coding sequence AGGTGGTGGTGTAGGCAGACATTTACTAGACCTAGCTAAAAACCTTACTGAAAAGGGGTATAATCAAACATTTTTGGTTTCTCCGACTAGGAATCCCAAGATTGTTGATGAACTTAGGTTGATTGGTGTAGAGGTTATCGCGGTAAACATGGAACACGACCTATCCCCGGCTAAAGACTTTTTAACGTGCCTAAGACTTTCAAATTTAATTCGGACGGGACGTTTCGACATAGTTCATTGCCATTCAACGAAGGCGGGACTGCTGGGGCGGATCGCTTGTAAACTCGTTAGGCAGAACAATGTTGTTTATACACCGCATTCTTTTTCATTTCAAATGCGTTCAATCAGGTTAAAAATCTGGCTCTATAAGCTTATGGAACGCGCTCTTTCGAGTGTCACCAAACGAATTATCTGTGTGTCGACTGGCGAAATTGCTGCTGCCATGGGTGCCGGATTGCCTGGGGATAAAATAGCTCTTATACATAACGGAATTCCCGTGGAAGTGCAGGCAAATCACCCACATTCAGCGGAAGACAGACGGATCATAAGGCCTTTTGTTTTTGGGTTCTTAGGACGTTTGACTGTTCAAAAGGATCCCTTAACCTTAATCAGGGCTTTTTCCTTAGCTCGTATACGGGATTGTCGGCTGTTGATTATGGGGGACGGAGAACTCCGGGAAGAGTGTGAGGGTTTAGTACGTGCCTTGGGGATGAGTGATTGTATCGAGTTTACTGGCGAGATTTCGAATCCGGGGGAACGTTTATTGGAGGTAAATGCATTGGTTTTGCCCTCGCTTTGGGAAGGGTTTCCTTATGCTTTACTTGAATCAATGTCGCTCGGTATTCCTGCAATAGTAACAAATGTAGCAGGGAACAATGAACTTATCATTGATGGATTTACCGGATACAAATTTCCCGTGGGTGACGCAAAGCAACTTAGTACTTTGATGGTTCAACTTACCAGGGGCCCAGGCTTAGTTAGACAACTGGGGAAAAATGCGCAATCGTTAGTGCTGCATAAATTTAACATCCAAAAAATGATCGATGACATGGACAATTTGTATAGGAGAATGATTGGATGA